Proteins encoded by one window of Cylindrospermum stagnale PCC 7417:
- a CDS encoding nitrate reductase associated protein — protein sequence MADFFEFEADFVDSLRCIPMQVRYKLDTSGIKLKLSDWNQMTQDERQALLELPCNTETDIQAYQNYLQQLILERTGTTPAKLPIEPYPTWMDSRNLPDSLQEKAQEIGVTLTTEQWATLTPLQRFALIKLSRSEHENRNFPKAIAEFNLL from the coding sequence ATGGCAGATTTCTTTGAATTTGAAGCAGACTTTGTTGATTCCCTACGTTGCATTCCCATGCAGGTACGCTACAAACTAGATACCTCTGGTATCAAGCTTAAATTGTCTGATTGGAATCAAATGACTCAAGATGAACGCCAAGCTTTATTAGAATTACCCTGCAACACAGAAACAGACATTCAAGCTTACCAAAACTATCTCCAGCAGCTAATTTTAGAACGCACAGGTACAACACCTGCAAAATTACCCATTGAGCCTTACCCTACATGGATGGACTCTAGAAATCTGCCAGATAGCCTCCAAGAGAAAGCGCAAGAAATAGGTGTCACCCTCACAACTGAACAGTGGGCAACTTTAACACCATTACAAAGATTTGCCCTGATTAAACTCAGCCGTTCAGAACATGAAAACCGGAATTTTCCTAAAGCAATAGCGGAATTTAATTTACTGTAA
- a CDS encoding phosphate-starvation-inducible PsiE family protein, whose translation MKKLLKRIIAATSDENFMHFIENIEVIVSKILSVLMVLVILAAIGDLGVFLIKELFTAPYGKFNSTLFKIFGLFLNILIALEILENITAYLRKHVFQVELVIVTSLIAIARKIIILDLEKVTGIDIIGLGIAILALSISYLIIRSSNSNHSR comes from the coding sequence ATGAAGAAATTACTCAAGCGAATCATCGCAGCTACCAGCGATGAAAACTTTATGCACTTCATCGAAAACATAGAAGTGATAGTTTCTAAAATTCTATCTGTTTTGATGGTGCTGGTAATTTTGGCAGCAATCGGCGATTTAGGAGTCTTTCTAATTAAAGAGTTATTTACCGCACCTTACGGAAAATTCAACTCTACCTTATTTAAAATATTTGGTTTATTTTTAAATATTTTAATTGCTTTAGAAATTTTAGAAAACATCACAGCTTATCTGAGAAAGCATGTTTTTCAGGTTGAATTAGTGATTGTTACTTCTTTGATTGCCATCGCCAGAAAAATTATTATTTTAGACCTAGAAAAGGTAACAGGCATTGATATCATTGGTTTAGGAATTGCTATTCTTGCTCTCTCAATTAGTTATTTGATAATTCGTTCCAGTAATTCCAATCATAGTCGTTGA